In Streptomyces pluripotens, the genomic window CCCAGGCCGGCGTCGCAGCCGATCAGCCGGCGGCGCATGGTGAAGGCGTCCAGGAGAGCCTGGGTGGGGTGCTGGTGGGTACCGTCCCCGGCGTTGACGACGGCCGCGTCGATCCAGCCCGAGTTGGCGAGGCGGTAGGGAGCTCCGGAGGCGCCGTGCCGGATGACCACGGCGTCGACGCCCATGGCTTCCAAGGTCTGGGCGGTGTCCTTCAGGGACTCGCCCTTGGACACGCTCGATCCCTTGGCGGAGAAGTTGATGACGTCGGCGGAGAGGCGCTTCTCGGCGGCCTCGAAGGAGATCCGTGTACGCGTGGAGTCCTCGAAGAAGAGGTTGACGATCGTCCGGCCGCGCAGGGTCGGCAGCTTCTTGATCGGTCGGTCGGCCACCCGGGCCATCTCCTCGGCGGTGTCGAGGATCAGGACGGCGTCGTCACGGGTGAGGTCGGCGGCCGAGATGAGATGACGCTGCATCTGTCAGGCTCCGTAAGGCAGTTCATTCGGGAGAATTGGGGCAGACGGGCGCATGTGCCGGCACGCCGCAGCGGCCGGGGGCCCGGCGTGCTACTGGTCGGCCTTCACACCGAGCAGCACGGTGTCACGACCGTCCTCCTCGGCGAGCTGGACCTTGACCGTCTCCCGCAGCGACGTGGGGAGGTTCTTGCCGACGTAGTCGGCGCGAATGGGCAGTTCGCGGTGTCCGCGGTCGACCAGGACCGCGAGCTGGACCGCGCGCGGGCGCCCGATGTCGTTCAGGGCGTCAAGGGCGGCGCGGATGGTGCGGCCCGAGAAGAGCACGTCGTCGACGAGGACGACCAACTTGCCCTCGATGCCGTCACCGGGGATCTCGGTGCGGGCCAGTGCGCGCGGCGGGTGCATGCGCAGGTCGTCGCGGTACATGGTGATGTCGAGCGAGCCGACGGGGACCTTGCGGTCGGTGATCTGCGCCAGCTTGGCCGCGAGCCGCTGGGCGAGGTAGACGCCCCGGGTCGGAATACCGAGGAGCACCACGTCGTCGGCGCCCTTGGCACGCTCGACGATCTCATGGGCGATACGGGTCAGCACCCGCGCGATGTCAGGGCCTTCGAGAACGGGCCGCGCATCGCTGGTGTGTGCGTTGGCGTGCGTGTCCATACGAAACGGACCTCCTTCTCCGCCTCACGGGACGGACCTTAAAGGATGTCGGGTTTGCGCCACCCACCGTAGCAGGTATCGGGGAACCCCTCGATCACCCCCTTGGTCTAATCGGTCGCCGCCACCACGGAAGAGTCGGTGTGGACCATTCGGCTTGACGCACGAGAGTCACGCTGCGTAACCTCACAGTGAGTTACCAGACGCGCGGTGGGCAACACAGTCGGCCGCGTCGACACAGTGTCCGGGGAGCTATATGTCCAGCGAATACGCCAAACAGCTCGGGGCCAAGCTCCGGGCCATCCGCACCCAGCAGGGCCTTTCCCTCCACGGTGTCGAGGAAAAGTCCCAGGGGCGCTGGAAGGCCGTGGTGGTCGGTTCGTACGAGCGCGGCG contains:
- the pyrR gene encoding bifunctional pyr operon transcriptional regulator/uracil phosphoribosyltransferase PyrR, whose protein sequence is MDTHANAHTSDARPVLEGPDIARVLTRIAHEIVERAKGADDVVLLGIPTRGVYLAQRLAAKLAQITDRKVPVGSLDITMYRDDLRMHPPRALARTEIPGDGIEGKLVVLVDDVLFSGRTIRAALDALNDIGRPRAVQLAVLVDRGHRELPIRADYVGKNLPTSLRETVKVQLAEEDGRDTVLLGVKADQ